The following coding sequences are from one Reyranella humidisoli window:
- the uraD gene encoding 2-oxo-4-hydroxy-4-carboxy-5-ureidoimidazoline decarboxylase encodes MFHALADLNRTASADFCAAIGDTFELAPWVAEAVVGQRPFASVAALHEAMMGAVRSAPRERQLAFVCGHPDLAGKAARAGALTEESRHEQASVGLDTLSEEEFARFHRLNDAYKEKFGFPFIVCVRRHTRDSILSQFERRLRHDAATEFATALQEIAFITRLRIAAKVTGEGMPQVNGRLSTHVLDTHAGRPAIGVAIELHEFAGERAHRIATAVTNADGRTDAPLIGGRPLPIGIYELRFAVGDHFRSRGIEQGDPPFLDIVPLRFSIAEPEGHYHVPLLCTPWSYSTYRGS; translated from the coding sequence ATGTTTCACGCTCTTGCAGACCTGAACCGCACGGCCTCCGCGGACTTCTGTGCCGCGATCGGCGATACCTTCGAGCTGGCGCCGTGGGTCGCCGAAGCCGTCGTGGGTCAGCGGCCCTTCGCCAGCGTCGCGGCGCTGCACGAGGCGATGATGGGCGCGGTCCGGTCCGCGCCGCGCGAGCGCCAGCTCGCGTTCGTGTGCGGTCATCCCGATCTCGCCGGCAAGGCGGCTCGCGCGGGCGCACTGACCGAAGAGTCGCGGCATGAGCAGGCGAGCGTCGGCCTCGACACGCTTTCCGAAGAGGAGTTCGCGCGATTCCATCGGCTGAACGATGCCTACAAGGAGAAGTTCGGCTTTCCCTTCATCGTCTGCGTGCGCCGCCATACGCGGGATTCGATCCTGAGCCAGTTCGAGCGCCGCCTGCGCCACGACGCAGCGACCGAATTCGCCACGGCCCTGCAGGAGATCGCCTTCATCACCCGGCTGCGCATTGCCGCCAAGGTGACGGGCGAGGGGATGCCCCAGGTCAATGGACGCCTCAGCACCCATGTGCTCGATACTCATGCCGGCCGTCCGGCGATTGGCGTCGCGATCGAACTCCATGAGTTTGCCGGCGAACGGGCCCATCGTATCGCCACCGCCGTGACCAACGCCGATGGCCGCACCGATGCGCCGTTGATCGGCGGCCGGCCGCTGCCGATCGGCATCTACGAGCTGAGATTTGCGGTGGGCGACCACTTTCGCAGCAGGGGCATCGAGCAGGGCGATCCGCCATTTCTCGACATCGTGCCTTTACGCTTTTCCATTGCCGAGCCGGAGGGGCATTATCACGTCCCGCTGCTCTGCACGCCCTGGAGCTATTCGACCTATCGCGGAAGTTAA
- a CDS encoding NAD-dependent succinate-semialdehyde dehydrogenase, with translation MTSYNDVSLMIDGAWTKGANGRTIPVINPATEEVIGQVAHAEKADLDRALEAAERGFQEWRKVSPFDRYKIMRKAAELIRQRVDEIAPIMTLEQGKPVIEAKGETLLAADIIEWMAEEGRRTYGRIVPARLPNVHQLVMKEPVGPVAAFTPWNFPINQVVRKASAALATGCSIIVKGPEDTPGSCAQLIKAFVDAGVPKGVIQLVYGVPSEISEYLIPHPIIKKVTFTGSTPVGKQLAALAGAHMKRVTMELGGHSPAIVFEDADVDQAVNILGANKFRNAGQVCVAPTRFLVHEKVYPEFVEKFTAYAKNIKVGNGLDADTRMGPLVAERRLHAIDGFVSDALAKGAKVQTGGQRKGNKGYFYEPTVLTDVPLDARIMNEEPFGPLAPISPFKDFDGVMKEANRLPWGLAAYAYTTNSKTMAQVGAAFESGMVSINHHGLALPEVPFGGMKDSGYGSEGGIEALEAYLNTKFISQLGM, from the coding sequence ATGACGAGCTATAACGACGTATCCCTGATGATCGATGGCGCCTGGACCAAGGGCGCCAACGGCCGGACGATCCCGGTCATCAATCCGGCGACCGAAGAAGTCATCGGGCAGGTGGCCCACGCCGAGAAGGCCGACCTCGATCGCGCGCTCGAAGCGGCGGAGAGGGGCTTCCAGGAGTGGCGCAAGGTCTCGCCGTTCGACCGCTACAAGATCATGCGCAAGGCCGCCGAGCTGATCCGCCAGCGGGTCGACGAGATCGCGCCGATCATGACCCTCGAGCAGGGCAAGCCGGTGATCGAGGCCAAGGGCGAGACGCTGCTGGCCGCCGACATCATCGAGTGGATGGCCGAGGAAGGCCGCCGCACCTACGGCCGCATCGTTCCGGCCCGCCTGCCGAACGTGCACCAGCTCGTCATGAAGGAGCCGGTCGGACCGGTCGCCGCCTTCACGCCGTGGAACTTCCCGATCAACCAGGTGGTGCGCAAGGCCTCGGCCGCGCTGGCCACCGGCTGCTCGATCATTGTGAAGGGTCCGGAAGACACGCCCGGCTCGTGCGCCCAGCTCATCAAGGCCTTCGTCGACGCCGGTGTGCCGAAGGGCGTGATCCAGCTCGTCTACGGCGTGCCGTCGGAAATCAGCGAATATCTGATCCCGCATCCGATCATCAAGAAGGTGACGTTCACCGGCTCGACGCCGGTCGGCAAGCAGCTCGCCGCGCTCGCCGGCGCGCACATGAAGCGCGTCACCATGGAGCTGGGCGGTCATTCGCCGGCCATCGTGTTCGAGGACGCCGACGTCGACCAGGCGGTGAACATCCTGGGCGCCAACAAGTTCCGCAACGCCGGCCAGGTCTGCGTCGCACCGACACGCTTCCTGGTGCACGAGAAGGTCTATCCCGAGTTCGTCGAGAAGTTCACGGCCTACGCCAAGAACATCAAGGTCGGTAACGGCCTCGACGCCGACACGCGCATGGGCCCGCTCGTCGCCGAGCGCCGCCTGCACGCGATCGACGGCTTCGTGAGCGATGCCCTCGCCAAGGGCGCCAAGGTCCAGACCGGCGGCCAGCGCAAGGGCAACAAGGGCTACTTCTACGAGCCGACCGTCCTCACCGACGTGCCGCTCGATGCCCGGATCATGAACGAGGAGCCGTTCGGTCCGCTGGCGCCGATCTCGCCGTTCAAGGATTTCGACGGGGTGATGAAGGAAGCCAATCGCCTGCCGTGGGGCCTCGCGGCCTACGCCTACACCACGAATTCGAAGACCATGGCCCAGGTCGGCGCCGCCTTCGAAAGCGGCATGGTGTCGATCAACCATCATGGTCTCGCCTTGCCGGAAGTGCCGTTCGGCGGCATGAAGGACTCGGGCTACGGCTCGGAGGGCGGCATCGAGGCGCTCGAGGCCTACCTGAACACCAAGTTCATCAGCCAGCTCGGCATGTAA
- a CDS encoding Bug family tripartite tricarboxylate transporter substrate binding protein — MKRRNVLAALGGLPVTAALGSGAQAQDAYPARLVKILVPFGPGGSTDIISRLIGKQLETMTGKAFVIENKPGATGMIGTTQVKNAPADGYTLLLGSTSTLAANPSLYKQMTYDPSDFTTVAVNGATGNFMLVKQDAPYKTVKEFVDYAKKQPKPLFSGYGNASSRVPAALFEVTTGVKFEEVAYRDAVASIQDLNAGRVDCVFPDQVVGESYVRSGYVRALAVTSKERSPLFPDVPAIAETYPGYVIIAFSCFSVRKETPDDIKQKLNRLIMDAIYEPAVLERVKQLGFIPPPRDWTIAQCDAFVAKEREDWTKYIKLAKIEPQ, encoded by the coding sequence ATGAAACGTAGAAATGTCCTGGCTGCCCTGGGTGGTCTTCCGGTCACCGCTGCGTTGGGTTCCGGCGCGCAGGCGCAGGACGCCTATCCCGCGCGGCTCGTGAAGATCCTGGTGCCGTTCGGCCCCGGCGGCTCGACCGACATCATCTCGCGCCTGATCGGCAAGCAGCTTGAGACGATGACGGGCAAGGCGTTCGTCATCGAGAACAAGCCGGGCGCCACCGGCATGATCGGCACGACCCAGGTCAAGAACGCGCCGGCCGACGGCTACACGTTGCTGCTCGGCTCGACCAGCACGCTGGCCGCCAATCCCAGCCTCTACAAGCAGATGACCTACGATCCGTCGGACTTCACGACGGTCGCCGTCAACGGTGCGACGGGCAACTTCATGCTGGTGAAGCAGGACGCGCCCTACAAGACGGTGAAGGAATTCGTCGACTACGCGAAGAAGCAGCCCAAGCCGCTCTTCTCCGGCTACGGCAACGCCTCCTCACGTGTGCCGGCCGCCCTGTTCGAAGTCACGACCGGTGTAAAGTTCGAGGAGGTTGCCTACCGCGACGCCGTCGCTTCGATCCAGGATCTGAATGCCGGCCGCGTCGACTGCGTGTTCCCCGACCAGGTGGTGGGCGAGAGCTACGTCCGCTCGGGCTATGTGCGCGCGCTCGCCGTTACGTCCAAGGAGCGGTCGCCGCTCTTCCCCGATGTTCCTGCCATCGCCGAGACCTACCCCGGTTACGTGATCATCGCTTTCTCCTGCTTCTCGGTACGCAAGGAGACGCCGGACGACATCAAACAGAAACTGAACCGGCTGATCATGGATGCGATCTACGAGCCGGCAGTGCTGGAGCGCGTGAAGCAACTGGGCTTCATCCCGCCGCCGCGGGACTGGACCATCGCGCAATGCGATGCCTTCGTGGCGAAGGAGCGCGAGGATTGGACCAAGTACATCAAGCTGGCGAAGATCGAGCCGCAATAA
- a CDS encoding Bug family tripartite tricarboxylate transporter substrate binding protein, protein MATGVGAAAPARATDWPTRTVSWIVPFPAGGGSDMFARPVAARVAEAIGESVVIDNRSGAGGTVGTAVAVRAAPDGYTLLVGDTGLVYAPTIYPRAGFDFVRDFAPIAAFGRVPYALVINPARIDAANLEAFIELAKKAPGSIDIGSAGLGTVTHLAIGLFEGRSGTKLTHVPYRGGAPMLQDLLAGQIGAAFVLVTAVAGHVRSGKLKALAVINRRRDALLPDVPTAHEAGVAEFRMTTWFGLFAPVRTPDAILDRIHAAVQQALGSDDVKRLWAEHGARVELESRADFANFIGREAERWSRIAKAANVQME, encoded by the coding sequence ATGGCGACCGGTGTCGGGGCGGCGGCCCCGGCACGCGCCACGGATTGGCCCACGCGCACCGTCTCCTGGATCGTGCCGTTTCCGGCCGGCGGTGGCTCGGACATGTTCGCCCGTCCCGTCGCGGCGCGGGTGGCCGAGGCGATCGGCGAATCGGTGGTGATCGACAATCGCAGCGGCGCCGGCGGGACCGTCGGCACGGCCGTTGCCGTGCGTGCCGCGCCAGACGGCTACACCCTGCTTGTCGGCGACACCGGCCTCGTCTACGCGCCGACCATCTATCCCCGGGCCGGCTTCGACTTCGTGCGGGATTTTGCGCCCATCGCCGCCTTCGGTCGCGTCCCCTATGCGCTGGTCATCAACCCTGCGCGCATCGACGCGGCCAACCTCGAAGCCTTCATCGAACTGGCGAAAAAGGCGCCCGGCAGCATCGACATCGGGTCGGCCGGGCTTGGCACCGTCACCCATCTCGCGATCGGGCTCTTCGAGGGTCGTTCGGGTACCAAGCTCACGCATGTTCCCTATCGCGGTGGTGCGCCGATGCTGCAGGATTTGCTGGCCGGCCAGATCGGCGCGGCCTTCGTGCTGGTGACCGCTGTGGCGGGCCATGTGCGGTCGGGCAAGCTGAAGGCGCTGGCCGTGATCAACCGCCGCCGCGACGCGCTGCTGCCCGACGTGCCAACGGCGCATGAGGCGGGAGTGGCGGAGTTTCGCATGACCACATGGTTCGGCCTGTTCGCGCCGGTCCGCACGCCTGACGCGATCCTCGATCGCATCCACGCCGCCGTGCAGCAGGCCCTGGGCTCGGACGATGTGAAGCGCCTGTGGGCCGAGCACGGGGCGCGGGTCGAACTCGAGAGCCGTGCCGATTTCGCGAATTTCATCGGGCGCGAGGCCGAGCGGTGGAGCCGCATCGCCAAGGCCGCCAACGTCCAGATGGAGTGA
- a CDS encoding Bug family tripartite tricarboxylate transporter substrate binding protein, with amino-acid sequence MKVTRRVTLGGLLAASAAGSANAQQWRPPRAMNWIVPFPPGGSNDTFARPIAAHVSRTLGQPVVVENRSGAGGTLGGMVVARARPDGCTLLVANSAQSFATVVYPDSGFDLLRDFAPVSNIARVPVGLVVNATRLDVKDLAGFLAAARKAPDMINIGSSGLGTMPHLAIELLQRRTSIRLMHVPYRGGGPALQDLLAGQLDATFQPLSTVASYVQSGKLRALAVATIRRESVLPDVPTFAEAGVKDFEVSTWYGLFAPKATPAAPLDAIHAAVQAALAEPDIKRIWAEQGARIDLESRQAFSDFVKAEVERWSAIARTTGLPME; translated from the coding sequence ATGAAGGTTACGCGACGTGTCACCTTGGGCGGCTTGCTGGCCGCGAGCGCGGCCGGCTCCGCGAACGCACAGCAATGGCGTCCGCCACGGGCGATGAACTGGATCGTGCCGTTCCCGCCCGGCGGCTCGAACGACACGTTTGCGCGCCCTATCGCCGCGCATGTCAGCCGGACTCTCGGCCAGCCGGTGGTGGTCGAGAATCGCAGCGGCGCCGGCGGCACGCTGGGCGGCATGGTCGTGGCGCGGGCGAGGCCCGACGGCTGCACGCTGCTGGTCGCCAACAGCGCGCAATCCTTCGCGACCGTCGTCTATCCCGATTCGGGCTTCGACCTGCTGCGCGACTTCGCACCGGTCAGCAACATCGCCCGGGTGCCGGTCGGCCTCGTGGTCAATGCGACGCGGCTCGACGTCAAGGATCTCGCTGGCTTCCTCGCGGCGGCGCGCAAGGCGCCGGACATGATCAACATCGGCTCGTCAGGTCTCGGCACCATGCCGCATCTCGCCATCGAGTTGCTGCAGCGGCGCACCAGCATCCGGCTGATGCACGTGCCCTATCGCGGCGGCGGCCCGGCGCTGCAGGACCTGCTGGCCGGCCAGCTCGACGCGACGTTCCAGCCGCTCAGCACCGTGGCGTCCTACGTCCAGTCCGGAAAGCTGCGGGCGCTCGCCGTCGCGACCATCAGGCGCGAGAGCGTGCTGCCCGACGTGCCGACCTTCGCCGAAGCAGGCGTGAAGGATTTCGAGGTCAGCACCTGGTACGGCCTGTTCGCGCCCAAGGCGACCCCCGCTGCGCCGCTCGACGCGATCCATGCCGCCGTCCAGGCCGCGCTCGCGGAGCCGGACATCAAGCGCATCTGGGCGGAGCAGGGCGCCCGCATCGACCTCGAGAGTCGCCAGGCCTTTAGCGACTTCGTGAAGGCCGAGGTCGAGCGCTGGAGCGCCATCGCGCGGACCACCGGCCTGCCGATGGAATAG
- a CDS encoding SDR family oxidoreductase, with protein MKRNRAYVLEARRHRIGRAVKPAVNSPTKGLGREFGPEGITFNAISADVEDDDESNHHRRETMAEVPLGRMGTSAEIGSVLSLPVSNGGAYLNAQMIQVNGGGQT; from the coding sequence ATGAAGCGCAATCGGGCATATGTGCTCGAGGCGCGGCGCCACCGTATCGGACGGGCGGTGAAACCGGCGGTGAACTCGCCCACCAAGGGGCTGGGCAGGGAGTTCGGGCCCGAGGGCATCACCTTCAATGCGATCTCAGCCGATGTCGAAGACGACGACGAGTCGAACCATCATCGCCGCGAGACGATGGCCGAGGTCCCACTCGGCCGCATGGGCACATCCGCCGAAATCGGCTCGGTGCTGAGCCTGCCGGTCTCCAACGGCGGCGCCTACCTGAACGCCCAGATGATCCAGGTGAACGGCGGCGGGCAGACTTGA
- a CDS encoding putative quinol monooxygenase, giving the protein MPKLAIIATIKTKPGKRDEYIDYVRAHAKRCRATEPGTLGLEIFVPHEQPDTFILYELYANQDAFESHWNGASHQQVRKETADLQLDVTAVRCSPVE; this is encoded by the coding sequence ATGCCAAAACTTGCCATCATCGCCACGATCAAGACCAAGCCAGGCAAGCGCGACGAGTACATTGACTACGTGCGCGCTCATGCCAAGCGGTGCCGAGCGACCGAACCCGGCACCCTGGGACTGGAGATCTTCGTACCCCATGAGCAGCCTGACACCTTCATTCTGTACGAACTCTATGCGAACCAGGATGCCTTCGAATCGCATTGGAATGGTGCGTCGCACCAGCAGGTGCGCAAGGAGACGGCCGACCTTCAGCTAGACGTGACCGCCGTGCGGTGCAGTCCGGTGGAGTGA
- a CDS encoding putative quinol monooxygenase, with the protein MIHVIAIITAKPGNREEVIGHFKAIVPAVHAEKGCIEYRITVDADAGPFAKVGTDTFVVIEKWQSMDDLKAHIGADAGLQMLAKTEALLADRVVHILEDA; encoded by the coding sequence ATGATTCATGTCATCGCCATCATCACCGCCAAGCCAGGCAATCGCGAGGAAGTGATCGGGCACTTCAAGGCAATCGTGCCGGCAGTCCACGCCGAGAAGGGCTGCATCGAGTACCGCATCACGGTCGACGCCGATGCCGGCCCGTTCGCGAAGGTCGGGACCGATACATTCGTCGTAATCGAGAAGTGGCAGAGTATGGACGATCTCAAAGCCCATATCGGCGCTGACGCAGGCCTTCAGATGCTCGCGAAGACCGAGGCGTTGCTGGCTGACCGCGTGGTCCACATCCTCGAGGATGCCTGA
- a CDS encoding SDR family NAD(P)-dependent oxidoreductase — protein sequence MTGAGRNIGRACVLELARMGYDVVINGSSDRKACESVAKEAAALGVETLVVIADVGSPEECRRMAREAIAKFGSVDVLVNNAALRPAKPFLEMSEADWRRVISVDLDAAVWLSQACLPGMVKKGWGRIVNFTGMNAMHGYAGRAPVSVAKHGVWGLTKALGKEFGPKGITVNAISPGPISADVEDDAESNHHRLETMAKVPLGRMGTPAEIGSVLGLLVSDGGAYVNCQMIQVNGGGQT from the coding sequence GTGACCGGCGCAGGCCGAAACATCGGCCGGGCCTGTGTGCTGGAGCTCGCCCGGATGGGCTACGACGTCGTGATCAACGGCTCTTCCGACCGCAAGGCCTGCGAGTCCGTGGCAAAGGAAGCCGCGGCCCTCGGTGTCGAAACGCTAGTCGTCATCGCGGATGTCGGCAGCCCCGAGGAATGCCGCCGCATGGCCCGGGAGGCGATCGCCAAGTTCGGCTCGGTCGACGTGCTGGTGAACAACGCCGCGCTGCGACCGGCCAAACCGTTCCTGGAGATGAGCGAGGCCGACTGGCGGCGCGTCATCTCGGTCGATCTCGACGCCGCCGTGTGGCTGTCGCAGGCCTGCCTGCCGGGTATGGTGAAGAAGGGCTGGGGCCGCATCGTCAACTTCACCGGCATGAACGCGATGCACGGCTATGCCGGCCGCGCGCCGGTCTCGGTCGCCAAGCACGGCGTGTGGGGCCTCACCAAGGCGCTGGGCAAGGAATTCGGACCGAAGGGCATCACGGTGAATGCGATCTCGCCCGGTCCGATCTCCGCCGATGTCGAGGACGACGCCGAATCGAACCACCATCGCCTCGAGACGATGGCCAAGGTCCCGCTCGGCCGCATGGGCACGCCCGCCGAGATCGGCTCGGTGCTCGGCCTGCTGGTCTCCGACGGCGGCGCTTATGTGAACTGCCAGATGATACAGGTGAACGGCGGCGGGCAGACTTGA
- a CDS encoding alpha/beta fold hydrolase has protein sequence MELKTISLGQRSARVWTGGTGEAIVLLHGGWAGAEAYWSTVTDDLERTHLVVAPELPPIHSADGLPSFGAYAEWLADLLTALGIERATLVGNSLGATVGWCFAGRYPERCGRLVLVNGYQPPVYSKMLRWLAGKTPIRALARGNLQRLHYGPEVIPLAFHDRSKVPAEIAQRLATFTAADVDRVLDRLLSGEEAAPPPKGSVLLIWGEADRSPVLDKNGARKMRLTLEESRLVTIPEAGHLPQVERPDEFLRALRGFLKR, from the coding sequence GTGGAGCTAAAGACAATTTCGCTCGGCCAACGCTCGGCGCGAGTCTGGACCGGCGGCACCGGCGAGGCAATCGTGCTGCTGCATGGCGGCTGGGCAGGCGCGGAAGCCTACTGGTCGACCGTGACCGACGATCTCGAACGCACGCATCTCGTCGTGGCGCCCGAGTTGCCGCCGATCCATTCAGCCGACGGCCTGCCGAGCTTCGGCGCCTACGCGGAATGGCTCGCCGATCTGCTCACCGCGCTCGGCATCGAGCGCGCCACCCTGGTCGGAAATTCGCTGGGTGCCACCGTCGGTTGGTGCTTCGCCGGCCGGTACCCCGAACGCTGCGGCCGCCTCGTGCTGGTCAACGGCTATCAGCCGCCGGTCTATTCGAAGATGCTGCGCTGGCTGGCCGGCAAGACGCCCATACGTGCCCTGGCGCGTGGCAACCTGCAGCGCCTGCATTACGGTCCCGAGGTCATCCCGCTCGCCTTCCACGATCGCAGCAAGGTCCCGGCCGAGATCGCGCAGAGGCTCGCGACCTTCACCGCGGCCGACGTCGACCGCGTTCTCGACCGGCTCCTGTCCGGCGAGGAAGCGGCACCGCCACCCAAGGGCTCGGTCCTGCTGATCTGGGGCGAAGCCGACCGCTCCCCCGTTCTCGACAAGAACGGCGCGCGGAAGATGCGACTGACGCTGGAGGAGTCGCGGCTCGTCACGATCCCCGAGGCGGGGCACCTGCCGCAGGTCGAGCGGCCGGATGAATTTCTGCGGGCGCTGCGTGGTTTCCTGAAGCGGTAG
- a CDS encoding cation diffusion facilitator family transporter gives MAAGHSHGSQGRSQATGSAAAQHKTRLKWAFFLTASFMVVEVIGGLVTGSLALIADAAHMLTDAGGLALALIAINFGERPATPQKTFGYVRMEVLSALANAVVLLGVTAFVLYEAYDRFLNPPQVLGGPMLAVAIAGLIVNLVSMKLLSAGSSESLNVKGAYFEVMSDMLGSLGVLVAAVVILLTGWTLADPLIGAGIGLFIVPRTWMLLREAIHILMEGTPPRVDLTLLEKTLLGIPGVTAVHDLHVWTITSGVDSMSCHLVVADMARSREVLAAAQAAMRDTYGLTHSTIQIEDQALRAQEGASRI, from the coding sequence ATGGCAGCAGGACATTCCCACGGTTCGCAGGGCCGCTCGCAGGCGACCGGATCCGCTGCCGCCCAGCACAAGACGCGCCTGAAGTGGGCGTTCTTCCTGACGGCCTCGTTCATGGTGGTCGAGGTGATCGGCGGCCTGGTAACCGGCAGCCTGGCGCTCATTGCCGACGCTGCCCACATGCTGACAGACGCCGGCGGCCTCGCCCTGGCCCTAATCGCCATCAACTTCGGCGAGCGTCCGGCAACGCCGCAGAAAACGTTTGGCTACGTCCGCATGGAAGTGTTGTCGGCGCTGGCCAACGCGGTCGTCCTGCTGGGCGTGACGGCATTCGTGCTCTACGAGGCCTACGATCGCTTCCTGAACCCGCCTCAGGTTCTCGGCGGGCCCATGCTGGCGGTCGCCATCGCCGGTCTGATCGTCAATCTCGTCAGCATGAAACTGCTGTCCGCGGGTTCGTCGGAGAGCCTCAACGTCAAGGGTGCCTATTTCGAGGTGATGAGCGACATGCTGGGCTCGCTCGGCGTCCTGGTCGCCGCCGTCGTGATCCTCCTCACCGGATGGACGCTCGCAGACCCCCTGATCGGTGCCGGCATCGGCCTTTTCATCGTCCCGCGCACCTGGATGCTCCTGCGCGAGGCGATTCACATCCTCATGGAAGGCACGCCGCCCCGTGTCGACCTGACGTTGCTGGAGAAGACGCTGCTGGGCATTCCCGGCGTGACGGCGGTCCACGACCTCCATGTCTGGACCATCACGTCCGGCGTCGATTCCATGAGCTGCCATCTCGTGGTCGCCGACATGGCGCGCTCGCGAGAGGTTCTCGCGGCCGCGCAAGCGGCGATGCGCGACACGTACGGCCTGACTCACAGCACCATCCAGATCGAGGATCAGGCGCTGCGAGCGCAGGAAGGCGCTTCGCGTATCTGA
- a CDS encoding CaiB/BaiF CoA transferase family protein: MTALPLSDLTVLDLTAHRAGPTAVRQLADWGAHVIKIEPPPPPSEGGKNNDSMGGARHGFDFQNLHRNKKSMTLNLKSPEGHAIFMKLAAKADVIVENYRSDVKHRLKVDYDTVAKINPRIIYGSIAGFGQSGPDAARPGVDQIAQGMGGLMSITGEPGRGPMRVGIPIADLTSGLLLAQAIMLALYTRERTGKGQWVHTSLIEAQIFMLDFQASRWLMKGEVPKQAGNDHPTSIPTGVFPTSDGYINIAAAGDKMWKRAALALGAQTLIDHPEHATPALRSQNRKALNERLAEVTKTNTSAHWIESLNKAGVPCGPINTIDKTFAEPQVQHLGIARPVQHPALGEIKVVGQPINLSDYPQPKTLNPTPDLGQHTDEVLAGLGYDAKAIAGLKSGGAV; this comes from the coding sequence ATGACCGCCCTGCCCCTGTCCGACCTCACCGTCCTCGACCTCACGGCGCATCGCGCCGGCCCGACCGCCGTGCGCCAGCTCGCAGACTGGGGCGCGCATGTCATCAAGATCGAGCCGCCGCCGCCGCCGTCCGAAGGCGGCAAGAACAACGATTCGATGGGCGGCGCGCGCCACGGCTTCGACTTCCAGAACCTGCACCGCAACAAGAAGTCGATGACACTCAATCTCAAGAGCCCGGAAGGTCATGCGATCTTCATGAAGCTCGCGGCCAAGGCCGACGTCATCGTCGAGAACTATCGCTCGGACGTGAAGCATCGCCTCAAGGTCGACTACGACACGGTGGCGAAGATCAACCCGCGAATCATCTACGGCTCGATCGCGGGCTTCGGCCAGAGCGGCCCCGATGCGGCGCGTCCCGGCGTCGACCAGATCGCCCAGGGCATGGGCGGCCTGATGTCGATCACCGGCGAGCCCGGTCGCGGCCCGATGAGGGTCGGCATTCCCATTGCCGATCTCACCTCGGGTCTCCTGCTGGCGCAGGCGATCATGCTGGCGCTCTACACGCGCGAGCGCACCGGCAAGGGCCAGTGGGTCCATACCTCGCTGATCGAGGCGCAGATCTTCATGCTCGACTTCCAGGCCTCGCGCTGGCTGATGAAAGGCGAGGTGCCGAAGCAGGCCGGCAACGACCATCCGACCAGCATCCCAACCGGCGTCTTCCCGACCAGCGACGGCTACATCAACATCGCCGCCGCCGGCGACAAGATGTGGAAGCGCGCCGCGCTGGCGCTGGGCGCCCAGACGCTCATCGACCATCCCGAGCACGCCACGCCGGCCCTGCGCTCGCAGAACCGCAAGGCGCTGAACGAACGGCTGGCCGAGGTGACGAAGACCAATACCAGCGCGCACTGGATCGAATCGCTGAACAAGGCGGGCGTCCCCTGCGGCCCGATCAACACGATCGACAAGACCTTCGCCGAACCGCAGGTCCAGCACCTCGGTATCGCGCGACCGGTCCAGCATCCCGCGCTCGGCGAGATCAAGGTCGTCGGCCAGCCGATCAACCTCTCCGACTACCCGCAGCCCAAGACGCTCAACCCGACGCCGGACCTCGGCCAGCACACGGACGAAGTGCTGGCCGGTCTGGGCTACGACGCTAAGGCCATCGCCGGGCTCAAGTCCGGCGGCGCGGTGTAG